From Mobula birostris isolate sMobBir1 chromosome 8, sMobBir1.hap1, whole genome shotgun sequence, the proteins below share one genomic window:
- the six3a gene encoding homeobox protein SIX3a, whose product MFQLPTINFTPEQVASVCETLEETGDIERLGRFLWSLPVAPGACEAINKHESILRARAVVAFHTGNFRDLYHILENHKFTKESHGKLQAMWLEAHYQEAEKLRGRPLGPVDKYRVRKKFPLPRTIWDGEQKTHCFKERTRSLLREWYLQDPYPNPSKKRELAQATGLTPTQVGNWFKNRRQRDRAAAAKNRLQHQAVGQSGVCTLSEPGCTAHSAAESPSTAASPTTSVSSMTERAETAASILSVTSSDSECDV is encoded by the exons ATGTTCCAGCTACCGACCATCAACTTCACTCCGGAACAAGTGGCCAGCGTTTGCGAGACGCTGGAGGAGACGGGCGACATCGAAAGATTGGGACGTTTCCTCTGGTCTTTACCTGTGGCACCAGGGGCATGCGAGGCGATCAACAAACACGAATCGATCCTCAGAGCCCGGGCGGTAGTAGCCTTCCACACGGGCAACTTCCGAGACTTGTACCACATCCTGGAGAACCACAAGTTCACCAAGGAATCCCACGGCAAGCTGCAGGCGATGTGGCTCGAAGCGCACTACCAGGAGGCCGAGAAGTTGAGGGGTCGCCCTCTGGGGCCGGTCGATAAGTATCGCGTCCGCAAGAAGTTCCCCCTGCCCCGAACGATCTGGGACGGCGAGCAAAAAACGCACTGCTTCAAAGAGAGGACACGCAGCTTGTTACGAGAGTGGTACTTGCAGGACCCATACCCAAACCCTTCCAAAAAAAGGGAACTGGCCCAGGCAACCGGCCTCACCCCGACGCAAGTGGGGAACTGGTTTAAAAACCGTAGGCAGAGAGACAGGGCAGCGGCCGCCAAAAACAG GCTGCAGCATCAAGCGGTAGGACAGAGTGGGGTTTGTACGCTATCGGAGCCGGGCTGCACTGCTCATAGCGCGGCggaatctccgtccacagccgCCAGCCCTACTACCAGTGTGTCGAGCATGACAGAGCGAGCGGAGACGGCCGCATCCATCCTGTCGGTGACCTCCAGCGACAGTGAATGTGATGTATGA